The Budorcas taxicolor isolate Tak-1 unplaced genomic scaffold, Takin1.1 scaffold4078, whole genome shotgun sequence sequence atacagggtggggactttcctggtggtccaatggctaggattccaggctcccaatgcagggggcccaggtttgatccctggtcagggaactagaccacacgtgcagcaactaagatccagcacagctaaataaataaataaataaaaataaataaggaaatgtcaaatgttaaaaggacttgttaaaaaaaaagacaagggtaTGTCTCAGGTTGGGGGGAAAACAACAGTATGTGTGCCAAAGTAGTTCAGAGCAGGAGTCTATTGCCTGCTGTCATTTACCAGCCTTACGTATTTAAGCACAAAACCAAACTCTATGAGCCTTGGGCTCTCCACTGTGAAGGAAGTTTGATAAGCCTTTTCTTGTCAGATTGGTGGAATATAGGTATTTATGGAAAGCTTCTGTCATGGCGCCTGTCTCTACTGAAACATTAGGAGAAACAGCAGTTATTACTATGATTATCTTGACCTCAGATGTTACATCagctggattttttttcaatctatCAGATGTCAGAAACTATGAAGCATTccaactgggaaaagaaaagaccCAACCTCCCAAATCAGCCAAAATTCAGCTAAGCAATGAAACCAAAGTAATATGTTCTCTCCGACCCCTCTTTACCCTGCTTCTTTCTTGTTCTTCATGAAGTAGAGAGTATCTCAGCCTCTTCCATAGAATGACAGCATCTCTGAGAAACTATCATGAATGCACAGAGGCTAGGACTTCTTTTGACTAAACATCACCAGTACAAGCATGAagacttctgaagagcagattcTCAATGGTTGTGTAAAAGAAGAGCCACGAATAAATCATTTGCTGTAATTTATATTCTCAAACATTCTTGAAAACCATAAAGCATAAGCAGAGGCAGGTATGTCTCTTTTACATTTCCAAAGAGGGAGACTAACCAGAGAGTAAAGCAAGCCAAAAACTGTAGGAATTTCAGCTATCTCCCTCACAATGTATTAATGTTCTGAGCCTCTATTAGTGTggtgttttttgcatttctaaggACACTCTTATTCTTAACTGATGTTATTCTCACCCTGGATCACAAAGGTGATGTGAGGATTTCCAATATttatttgagaaaacaaaatttttgctCCTAAATCTGACCAACAGCAAACTGTGTGTGACCCATGttattcatatgcttatatcatGAATCTAAATGACCTTTCTgttgaaaaattttaagaactgaAAATTGGAGGAAATAAAGTCAACAAGTTATTGATGCATTTCAGGAACACAGACTGACAGGCTGCTCCACGCACAAAGTGAACAACGGGCTTCAGACCACACTAGGGGCGAGATGAGCGGCTGGATGCGGCCCTGGGGTGCTCAGTGGTCAAAGCCGAAGGCCCAGCAGCAGCTGAGGGTGCAGTGCCAGGCCtggctgaagcagaagggccagcagcggctgagggtgcagtgccaggcctggctgaagcagaagggccagcagcggctgaggcagcaatgctaggcttggtcgaagcagaagggccagcgctggctgaggcagcactgccaggccaggatgaagcagaagggccagcaccgGCTGAGGGTGCAGTGCCAGGCCtggctgaagcagaagggccagcagcggctgaggcagcaatgccaggcttgctcgaagcagaagggccagcgctggctgaggcagcagTGCCAGGCCAggatgaagcagaagggccagcaccgGCTGAGGGTGCAGTGCCAGGCCtggctgaagcagaagggccagcagcggctgaggcagcaatgccaggcttggttgaagcagaagggccagcgctggctgaggcagcactcccagggcaggatgaagcagaagggccagcagcggctgaggcagcaatgccaggcttgctCGAAGCGGgagggccagcgctggctgaggcagcaatgccaggcttgctCGAAGCGGgagggccagcgctggctgaggcagcaatgccaggcttgctCGAAGCGGgagggccagcgctggctgaggtagcactgccaggcttggtcgaagcagaagggccagcgctggctgaggcagcactgccaggcttggtcgaagcagaagggccagcagcggctgaggcagcaatgccaggcttggtcgaagcagaagggccagcagcggctgaggcagcaatgccaggcttggtcgaagcagaagggccagcgctggctgaggcagcactgccaggcttggtcgaagcagaagggccagcgctggctgaggcagcactgccaggcttggtcgaagcagaagggccagcgctggctgaggcagcactgCCAGGCTTGCTCGAAGCGGgagggccagcgctggctgaggcagcactgccaggcttggtcgaagcagaagggccagcagtggctgaggcagcaatgccaggcttgctcgaagcagaagggccagcgctggctgaggcagcagTGCCAGGCCAggatgaagcagaagggccagcaccgGCTGAGGGTGCAGTGCCAGGCCtggctgaagcagaagggccagcagcggctgaggcagcaatgccaggcttggtcgaagcagaagggccagcgctggctgaggcagcactgccagggcaggatgaagcagaagggccagcagcggctgagggtgcagtgccaggcctggctgaagcagaagggccagcagcggctgaggcagcaatgccaggcttggtcgaagcagaagggccagcgctggctgaggcagcactcccagggcaggatgaagcagaagggccagcagcggctgaggcagcaatgccaggcttgctCGAAGCGGgagggccagcgctggctgaggcagcactgccaggcttggtcgaagcagaagggccagcagtggCTGAGGCAGCAAagccaggcttggtcgaagcagaagggccagcagcggctgaggcagcaatgccaggcttggtcgaagcagaagggccagcgctggctgaggcagcactcccagggcaggatgaagcagaagggccagcagcggctgaggcagcaatgccaggcttgctCGAAGCGGGAGGGCCAGCGCTGCCTGAGGCAGCACTCCCAGGGCAggatgaagcagaagggccagcagcggctgaggcagcaatgccaggcttgctCGAAGCGGgagggccagcgctggctgaggcagcactgccaggcttggtcgaagcagaagggccagcagtggctgaggcagcaatgccaggcttggtcgaagcagaagggccagcagcggctgaggcagcaatgccaggcttggtcgaagcagaagggccagcgctggctgaggcagcactcccagggcaggatgaagcagaagggccagcagcggctgaggcagcaatgccaggcttggtcaaagcagaagggccagcagcggctgaggcagcaatgccaggcttggtcgaagcagaagggccagcgctggctgaggcagcactgccaggcttggtcgaagcagaagggccagcgctggctgaggcagcactgccaggcttggtcgaagcagaagggccagcagcggctgaggcagcaatgccaggcttggtcgaagcagaagggccagcggcggctgaggcagcaatgccaggcttggtcgaagcagaagggccagcgctggctgaggcagcactgccaggccaggatgaagcagaagggccagcagcggctgaaGCAGCAGTGCCAGGCCTGAgtgaggcagaagggccagccCTGGCTGCACCTCTGTCTCCGGTGCTCTCTACCTCCTCTCTCCAAGCCTCCTCATACTGTGGCAGGAAGGCAGTATGACCCGAATCCTTGACCTTGGCCAAAAACTCCAGGACTTTCGTCTTGCTGGTTTCTGTCAGCAATTTAGGACCCCACAGGAACTCATAGCGAGGGGGATCGCTGCCGGGCACCTGGCGGTACTCCAGATACCCTTCCCGCACCAGATCTTCTGTGATGAGCTTCCTGGGCTCTCCAAAGATGAAGTGACTTCTTCCATCATAGATGCCCAGCATATTcaggaacttccagatcttcTCCTCAGGGGCGTGGTTGCCATTCAGGTAGATGACACCCAGCAGGGGCATCAGAAGGCCATTCTTCGGCAGCCCCCAGTCACCTCTCATAGACTCACTGTCGCTGAGATCTAGGTTGCTCACCAGGGTATAGCAGTGACTGTTGGGCCTGACTTCCTTCAGCACCAGGCCAAACACCAGCTCCATGTGCTCAGAGGCCCTGCTAAGGATCTCAGGGAATTGCTCCCTGTACCTTCTAGTGACTGCCTTCAGCATTTCAGACCTCTTAATGAGCGCCCTCATCTTATACTTACACAGCATGTACTGCACCAACACCTCTGCCTTCCAGGTCAGAAGATCTGTATGAGAGCTCCCAGCAGCAGCTGAGGCCTGCGAGGAATTTTCCCCCTCCTGAACTTGGCCCTCGGCACCTAGACCAGATCTTGAGCGTGCTGCGGCACCAACACCAGATCTCGAGCGTGCTGCGCGCCCGACACCAGATCTTTTGCGTACAGCACCTGCAGCAGCACTGGTGGTGCCTTGGGCTCCCTGAGGCTCCTTGGAGGTGCCAGCAGCAGACGAGCTTGAGGGACCGCTCTCTGAatcaggaggggaggaggaggtggtctCTTCTCCCCCAGATGTGGTAGCCTGATCATGAAGACCCTGGGTCTCAGCCCGGGCCTGGCGACGTTTCTCACGAGCACGGTGCTTACTCTTCTGCCCACGAGGCATGATGGCTGTGGTCAGGGAGCGCAGGCAGGAGTCTGGGCCAACAGACAGGAGGTGTGGGCACCTGGAGGATGGAGAATGAGGTGACATGAGCACCTTAAAACAGGAGATTCTACCTTGGCTTAATCAAAGGCCGCCTCTGCAGGTGTCCTTGAGGACACTGCCCTAGGAACCCACAAGGCTCCTGTTGTCCTGCTCAGCCTTTCCCCACACAATCCCACAGAGGAAGAATAGAGGCCTTACTTTTCCTCTGCGACCTCTCAGCCCTGCTTTGGATTCACTCAGGTGCCAGCAGGTGCCAGCAGTGGGGTTCTCTAAGTTCTACTTCAGTGTTATCACTCAAGTCCTGGCGGAGCCTTGGCACCCTTCCCTCTGCTACACTGATGCAGACACTTTAGACATCCCCATGATCCAGAGGTAAGTGAAGGGATGCCTCAGTCCACCTCCCTGCCAGGAGATAGACAACCAGTGCTGAGAGCTCATTAGCGTCTTTTCTATCCTGAGTTCACTGGAATCATCATGCAAGGTCCTTACCTTGGCTCCTTAAAACATTGGGCACCATTATCCATTTGCGGACTGCTGTGTGCACCCTCAGACTAGACATTTCCCCTCCTGTAGACTTCGTATAAAACAGTAAAGAAAGTGCTCAGCCTCACAGCCCTTCCCTGAGATTTCCTGGGCTGAAATCTGAGGGTTGGGATGGATGCACTGGGTCCCCACTCAGGTTCCTGTGAGGCTGGATCCCGGGGAcatgatgggccgcccctcctctctcccGCCGGCCGGGGAAGTCCCTAAGGGAAGGAGCTTCCCCGATTccagggaccaatgacagcacccTTCGCCAGCGAAAGCCGCCCCGCCCCAGCCACGCAGAAGGACCTGTCAGCCTGTGACCCCTCGGCCTGGTGACCTATCCGAACCCCTGTTCACTAGCTGTACCTTTTTGGGCGATCTAGCCTGACCACCCCGCACAACGATCGCATATAAACCACTCCTCAGCACAGTCTGGGCGCagacttcctcgacctgcctcgtTCTGGTCCGGGAATCCCGATCGGGAGCGCTTCCCCATTAAAGCCTGTTAGATACTCTTTGGTGTCCTGGTCTTTTACCGAACGTTTGGTGCACAACATGGGGCTTGAGGCATGGGGCCCATCCTGTGACGAGCGGGATTTGCGGGCCCCCTCGGGTCTGGCCCGTGCCGGACCAGGTCACCCCGTCACCCCTCTGGGACCATTCAACCgcctggcaggatacagggtAAGTTCCATAGGTCCGGTTCTGGGGGTTGTTGCCTCTGTTGCGATTATTCCTAGGGTGTCTCGGTCCCTTTAAATCACGGCCGTGGCTGGACCCCTCTTCCACAGGCCAGGCCTGCGATTCCCTGGCGCCAGTCAACTCGGAGTCGTCCGTCTTGGATGAGTGCCCTCTCCTCACCTCACTGGGTTGATGGCCCGTTCGGGGATGACTGACCGGACCACTCCCAGCCCCACTAACGATTGGTACAGGACCTTCGTTTCATAGTAACCGTGGGGGCGGCTGCCTCCAAGGCCGACCAACCCTGGTCTACACCGCTAGAATGTTTACTCGCCAACCTCAGAACTCTACATATCTCCGGAGAAATTCGTTCCAAATGCTTaaccttcctttgttctgagGCATGGCCCCAATATTCTTTGGATAATGGCTCACAACGGCCGCCAACGGGAACTTTTGATTTTAACATCCTCCGTGACTTAGATAATTACTGCCGGAGGATGGGAAAATGGTCTGAAGTACCCCACATACAGGCTTTCTGGCTGTTGCGCTCCCGTCCCACCCTATATACCCACTGTTCCCCTTCGGAAATTCTCCTAACCATGGCCCTTCCTAGCCCTACACCAACTCCCCCTCTATCGCCCTCACCAAGTTCCTCCGTACCCACTCCTCCCCCATCGTCCTCACAGCCCAGCCCTCCTGTGACTAGCCTCTCGCTGCTCCCTTGGCTCCGCCTCAGCATCCACCCCTTCCTCCGCGCCCACCCCTTTCTGACTCACCGGTCAGCTCACACACAAGGTCCCAGACCGCTCCCAATCTGCCGCCAGCTCCCCTGCTTCCTCTCCGCCAGGTGGCCGGCCAGAAGGGTCTCGCCCATGTCCACGTGCCCTTTTCACTCCAACATCTTGCCCATATTTAACAACAGCTAGGCTCCTATTCGGCCAACCCCTCTAACCACATCAAAAACTTCACCCAGCTGCCTCGGTCTCACGCCCTCACCTGGCAGGACGTATTTGTCATTCTGGCGTCCACCACTACCCCAGGGGAGAGAAAGGCCATTTGGGCTGTGGCAAAAATGGTGGCTGACCAAAAACATCTAGCTAACCCAGCAGACCCAGCCTGGCTACCTGGAGCGGCTGCTGTTCCAGACGTAGACCCAGACTGAGACTGTcaggagggacagagaggaagagCCGACATTCAATGCATAGTAAAATGCCTATTGGAGGGAATGGAGACCACCTCCCTCAAGACAGTAAACCTACTTAAGCTAGATGAAGTAACCCAGGGCCCTGATGAGAACCCGGCAGCCTTTCTTAACAGACTGACAGAGGCTCTCACCACCTATACCCGGATTGCCCCAGATTCTCCGGCGGGAATCACCACCCTAGCCAACCGTTTTATATCCCAATCAgcttcagacatttaaaaaaaaacaaacaaacaactctcCAGGGTAGAGGATGGGCCTCAGACCCCCCTCTGAGACCTGGTAAAAATGGCCTTTAAGGTTTATAACGCGCGAGAGGAAGCCGCCAAAGTCAGCCCCAAGGCAAGGCTTAAACAAAAAGCCGAACTCCAGGCTAACCTCCTTGAGAGACACACCCAGGCACTGGTAGCAGCCCTGCGGCCGGCCACGGGACAGAAGGTGGGTCCCCAGAAGCCACCGCCGGGAGCCTGCTGCAAATGCGGTCATGAGGGCCACTGGGCCCGCCAATGCCCAAACCCCTGGCTCCCGACCAAGCCTTGCCCTCGTTGCAAGCAGCCGGGACATTGGGCAAGTGATTGTCCCCGGGCGACTCAGGCCCCGGCCTTACCGGGCCGAGGTCTGGGCTCCCGAAAGGACATTTCCTCCCTGCACCCCGCCTCGGAACTTCTCTCCTTTGACCAAGATTGACGGCGCCCGACGCAGGGACCCCCATAACCCAAGCCAAGCCCACGGTAATGCTTCAAGTGGCGGGTAAGTCTATCACTTTCTTCATAGATATGGGGGCTACTTACTCAGTTCTTCCCTCCTTCGGGGACACCTTACATCCTTCCCAGGTCTCGGTGGTAGGTATAGACGGCACATCTCCACAACCCTGGCAGACGGGGCCACAGCCCTGTCAGCTTGATCACTTCTTGTTCACACACTCTTCTCTGATAATCCCTTCATGCCCCACTCCCCTGCTGGGGCGGGACATTTTAGCTAAGCTTAGGGCCACCATTCACCTACCGCTCTCACTTTCCCAATCTCTCACCTTGCCCCTActcctcctctgctcccctgAGGCTCCAGGTGTCAACCCTAACATCTGGGACACTGAAATCCCTCTGGTAACAACCCATCACGCCCCCGTCCTGATTAAACTACGTGATCCTTCCCACTTCCCAAACCGCCCTCAATTCCCCATCTCTCAGACTCACCTATGTGGTCTTAAACCAATCATAGACCGCCTCTTAGGCCAGGGCCTCCTAGTCCCCATGGCCTCGCCCTGCAGTACCCCCATTCTCCCGGTACGGAAAGCTGCTGGTGGCTACCGACTGGTCCAGGACCTTCGACTGATAAACGAGGCCGTGATCCCTGCCCGTCCGACTGTCTCCAATCCCTATACCTTGCTTTCTGACATCCCTAGCAGTACGACTCACTTTACTGTCACAGAcctcaaagatgcctttttcactgTTCCCTTACACCCAGATtgccagttcctctttgctttcacatGAACCGACCCAGAAACCCGACAGTCCTCCCAGCTAACACGGACAGTCCTCCCCCAAGGGTTTAGAGACAGCCCCCATTTTTTTGGCCAGGCTCTGGCCCAGGATCTGGCTACGTGCCCTTTGGCCCCTAGTGTCTTCTTACAGTATGTGGATGACCTTCTGCTCTACAGCCCCTCACAAGCTCTCTCTCAGACACATACCACTATTCTTCTTAACTTCCTTAACTCTAAGGGATAACAAGCATCTCAACAAAAGGCCCAACTCACCCAGACCTCTGTGACTTACCCAGGTCTAAAGATTACCCTGAAAACCAAGGCTCTAACTACTGACAGACTCAGCCTTCTCCAAGACCTCTGCCCCGCTTCCACTGGAGAACAAAGCTTGTCCTTTTGGGGGTTAACAGGATTCTTCCAGCACTGGGTCCCCAACTATGCTTCGCTGGCTAAACCCCTCTATGCAGCCGTAAAAGACACCCCTACTGGACCGCTCTCTTCAGAAACAGAGGTCCAGAAGGTTTTCTACAACCTTTGCTCAGCTTTGCTGTCCTCTTCCCTGCTCTTCCTGCCCAATCTCAACCTCCCCTATCACCTCTACACtgataaaaaaaaaggggggcatAGCCTTTGGAGCCCTCATACAGCCTGCAGGCCCTGAAATGCTGCCAGCGGCATTTATCTCCGAACAGTTAGACCCCACCGCCCGGGGATGGTTCCCCTGCCTACGTGCCCTGGCAGCAACAGCTTCTCTATatgcaaatgcaaaaaagctaatTCTAGATCAACCCCTAACTATATTTGCACCACACCGCCTGGCCGACCTCCTGGCTTCCAAATTCCTGTCAGACCTTAGTGACTCTAGGCTCCGACAATTCCACCTGGTCTTTCTGGATAACCCCCAGGTTACTTTGGGCCACAGCTCCCAGCCAAACCCTCTATATTCTCTCCCCTCACCTCCAACCTGTCCTTCAGGCAAAGACACAGGACCTCACTCATGCATAGAGGTCCTGGACACTCTTATCTAACCGCCCCCAAACCTTTTTGCTACTCCGCTATAAAACCCAGACCTCAAGTTACTTGGAGATGGCAATTCAAAACGAGACCCTAACGGTCATCAGGCTGCTACGTATGCAGCTGTGACCACCAATGACGTCCTCGAGGCTCACCCGCTACCGGAGGGAACCACCTCCCAAAAGGCAGAATTAACAGCGCTCACTAGAGCCTTACACCTGGCAATGGGAAAATGGGTTAACATCTATACTGACTCCAAATAtgcctttttgattgtacattcACATTCAGCTATTTAGAGAGAGAGGGGATTCCTCACCACCAAGGGATCACCCATCTCAAATGGCCCCCTAATCGCCAAGCTCCTGGAAGCCATCTCACAGCCCACCCTGGTAGCCATCCTACACTGCAAAGGACATCAGACGACTCACAACACGGTCTCCCTAGGCAACAAAAAGGCTGACCGGGTGGCCAAACAGATAGCCTTACAACAGGGGCCTCTGCCTATACTGTTTCTCAGGACCTCCCTTACACCTAACTACTCAAAGGCCAAAATGGAGGCCCTCCTCTCACAGGAGGGCACTTCCAAACACCCCTCAGGATGGATCACGCTCCACGACAAACTAGTCCTACCTGAAAA is a genomic window containing:
- the LOC128071378 gene encoding melanoma-associated antigen B2-like, with translation MPRGQKSKHRAREKRRQARAETQGLHDQATTSGGEETTSSSPPDSESGPSSSSAAGTSKEPQGAQGTTSAAAGAVRKRSGVGRAARSRSGVGAEGQVQEGENSSQASAAAGSSHTDLLTWKAEVLVQYMLCKYKMRALIKRSEMLKAVTRRYREQFPEILSRASEHMELVFGLVLKEVRPNSHCYTLVSNLDLSDSESMRGDWGLPKNGLLMPLLGVIYLNGNHAPEEKIWKFLNMLGIYDGRSHFIFGEPRKLITEDLVREGYLEYRQVPGSDPPRYEFLWGPKLLTETSKTKVLEFLAKVKDSGHTAFLPQYEEAWREEVESTGDRGAARAGPSASLRPGTAASAAAGPSASSWPGSAASASAGPSASTKPGIAASAAAGPSASTKPGIAASAAAGPS